In candidate division KSB1 bacterium, a single window of DNA contains:
- a CDS encoding HAMP domain-containing protein: MKRIRTKLVLSLLVSTLLPIYPVYYQVKNLLQQSIEVGYNENVEMALDQAAAISRELYSVYKDQTLSQAMELSSSEWVRKLFEQRNGRASEIEEESKSIGGKIDIFDLKGNLLLTGSSAQEHAYPMIYQNTVVQLTKKQTPEILDIVNDPAHILAFAPIKSNSKQKGFLVVTKIVDEEFTIGSKQIVRVNQMFKTLDFFEGELTSGFLLFFFVVYIPVAGLSIGLGIYFSRKITSPLLSLVKGTQKIAGGDWDYRVKADSKDEVGDLVHAFNTMITALKEKQDQVVSLEKMAAWREIARILAHEIKNPLTPIQLTVQQMKDKYEGDDPEYGKLLEECSEIVTDEIESLRTLVREFSEFARMPKLSLSHGDLNELVEEVRKLYPNNNISLELERTLPELHFDHEKMRRVIINLIENGLDSINEKGVGDIQIRTSLEDNM, from the coding sequence ATGAAGCGAATTCGTACAAAACTCGTCCTGTCACTTTTGGTTAGCACGTTGCTTCCGATTTATCCGGTTTATTACCAGGTCAAAAATCTTTTGCAGCAAAGCATTGAAGTCGGGTATAATGAAAATGTCGAAATGGCCCTGGACCAGGCGGCTGCAATTTCCCGGGAGCTTTATTCGGTTTATAAAGATCAAACTTTGTCACAAGCAATGGAGTTATCATCTTCCGAATGGGTAAGAAAATTGTTTGAGCAGAGAAACGGCAGAGCATCTGAGATTGAAGAAGAATCGAAATCGATAGGAGGCAAAATCGACATATTTGATCTGAAAGGAAATTTGCTGCTCACCGGAAGCAGCGCCCAGGAACATGCGTATCCGATGATTTACCAGAATACCGTTGTTCAATTAACGAAAAAACAAACCCCTGAAATTCTCGATATTGTTAACGACCCGGCCCATATTCTTGCTTTCGCACCGATCAAATCAAACAGCAAACAAAAAGGATTTTTAGTTGTTACTAAAATTGTCGACGAGGAATTTACAATCGGTTCTAAACAAATTGTGAGAGTGAACCAGATGTTTAAAACTCTGGACTTTTTTGAAGGAGAATTGACCTCTGGCTTTCTGCTTTTCTTTTTTGTGGTTTATATTCCGGTGGCTGGGCTTTCTATAGGCCTTGGTATTTATTTTTCACGGAAAATTACTTCGCCGCTTCTAAGTCTGGTAAAAGGTACCCAGAAAATTGCCGGAGGCGATTGGGATTACCGGGTGAAGGCGGATTCAAAAGATGAGGTTGGTGACCTGGTCCATGCATTTAACACCATGATCACCGCTTTGAAAGAAAAGCAGGATCAGGTTGTCTCCCTTGAGAAAATGGCCGCCTGGCGCGAAATCGCCCGCATTTTAGCCCATGAGATTAAAAATCCTCTCACCCCCATTCAACTAACCGTGCAGCAAATGAAGGATAAATATGAGGGCGACGATCCTGAATACGGCAAGTTGCTGGAAGAATGCTCGGAAATCGTAACCGACGAGATTGAAAGTTTGCGAACTCTTGTTCGTGAATTTTCCGAGTTTGCCCGCATGCCCAAACTCAGCCTTTCCCATGGAGATTTAAATGAGCTGGTGGAAGAAGTCAGAAAGCTCTACCCAAATAACAATATAAGTTTGGAATTGGAGCGGACTTTACCTGAACTGCATTTCGATCACGAAAAAATGCGGCGGGTGATTATAAATTTAATTGAAAACGGCCTTGACAGCATCAATGAAAAAGGTGTGGGAGATATTCAAATTCGAACGAGTTTAGAAGATAACATG
- a CDS encoding DUF4390 domain-containing protein: MRKFVTESFIFILISVTFPSLAFAQAGGEIRVERITPKLSGDSLLVSADFKNLFSRKIVGTIQSGLPSIVEIQIKLLEGTKQIVRKPISRSIEFDVWEERYVVRSPDTTEVYFEFEQVKQAANRLLNVVLISKGLLTANQNYTIQIRVGIVPISAHQANKVSYWLENPNQSEEAIASDNRSSGFSLNINKLVSFFVNKKKGSQFSSKWFSSRPFRLAELKQ, translated from the coding sequence TTGAGAAAGTTTGTTACAGAGTCTTTCATATTTATTCTAATATCCGTCACCTTTCCTTCGCTTGCTTTTGCTCAGGCGGGCGGTGAGATCCGGGTAGAACGGATTACGCCAAAATTGAGCGGTGATTCCCTTTTGGTTTCCGCCGATTTTAAGAATTTATTTTCAAGAAAAATCGTCGGAACCATTCAAAGCGGCTTGCCTTCAATTGTTGAAATACAAATTAAGCTTCTCGAAGGAACCAAACAAATTGTTCGCAAACCGATTTCACGAAGCATTGAGTTCGATGTCTGGGAAGAGCGCTATGTCGTCCGGAGCCCGGATACCACGGAGGTTTATTTTGAGTTTGAACAAGTCAAGCAAGCGGCCAACCGTTTGCTGAATGTGGTCTTAATTTCAAAAGGTTTATTGACCGCGAACCAAAATTATACAATTCAGATCCGGGTTGGAATTGTGCCGATTTCGGCGCATCAGGCAAACAAAGTTTCATACTGGCTGGAAAACCCAAATCAGTCTGAAGAAGCGATCGCCTCTGACAATCGTTCCAGCGGATTTTCATTAAATATAAACAAACTCGTCTCCTTTTTTGTGAACAAAAAAAAAGGCTCGCAGTTCAGCTCGAAGTGGTTTTCGTCCCGGCCGTTTAGATTAGCTGAATTAAAACAATGA